One window from the genome of Mustela lutreola isolate mMusLut2 chromosome 11, mMusLut2.pri, whole genome shotgun sequence encodes:
- the MBD1 gene encoding methyl-CpG-binding domain protein 1 isoform X21 codes for MAEDWLECPALGPGWKRREVFRKSGATCGRSDTYYQSPTGDRIRSKVELTRYLGPACDLSLFDFKQGILCYPAPKPQSLPVPSKKRKKPSRPAKTRKRQVGPQKGEVRKEAPGDETKADADTAPALLPAPGCCENCGISFSGDGTRRQRLKTLCKDCRAQRIAFNREQRMFKRVGCGECAACQVTEDCGACSTCLLQLPHDVASGLFCKCERRRCLRIVERSRGCGVCRGCQTREDCGRCRVCLRPPRPGLRRQWRCVQRRCLRHLAHRLRRHHQRCQRRPPLAVAPPAGKRSRRRGGCDSKMAARRRPPRTQPLPPVTPSQPPASPELQPRALAPSPPAEFIYYCVDEDELQPYTNRRQNRKCGTCAACLRRMDCGRCDFCCDKPKFGGSNQKRQKCRWRQCLQFAMKRLLPSVWAGSEDGAGPPPPYSRRKRPGSTRRPRLGQILKTLTTPTVRSGRAQTPMKQETGSGFVLPPPGTDLVFLREGASSPVQVPGPATASTEALLQAVDAGLPPVKQEPLDPEEDKEEESKEDSASDLAPEEEAGGAGTPVITEIFSLGGTRLRDTAVWLPSLQGRQSGREDGCKVWETEDTLACTSKSWNRRGWPRTPVSVSPSPTAIMWVSCRRSWCPSSQS; via the exons ATGGCTGAGGACTGGCTGGAGTGCCCAGCCTTGGGCCCTGGCTGGAAACGTCGTGAGGTCTTTCGAAAGTCAGGTGCCACCTGTGGACGCTCAGACACCTATTACCAGAG CCCCACAGGAGACAGGATCCGAAGCAAAGTTGAGCTGACCCGATACCTGGGCCCTGCGTGTGACCTCTCCCTCTTCGACTTCAAACAAGGCATTCTGTGTTATCCAGCCCCCAAG CCCCAGTCCTTACCTGTCCCTAGCAAAAAGCGGAAGAAGCCTTCACGGCCAGCCAAGACTCGGAAACGTCAGGTTGGACCCCAGAAGGGTGAGGTCAGGAAGGAGGCCCCAGGGGATGAGACCAAGGCTGATGCTGACACAGCCCCAGCTTTACTGCCTGCTCCTGG GTGCTGTGAGAACTGTGGAATCAGCTTCTCAGGGGATGGTACCCGAAGACAGCGGCTCAAGACATTATGCAAGGACTGCAGAG cACAGAGGATTGCTTTCAACCGGGAGCAAAGGATGTTTAAG CGTGTGGGCTGCGGGGAGTGCGCAGCCTGCCAGGTAACCGAGGACTGCGGGGCCTGCTCCACATGCCTTCTGCAGTTGCCCCATGATGTGGCCTCGGGGCTGTTCTGCAAGTGTGAGCGGAGACGGTGCCTCCGGATTGTGGAAAGG AGCCGAGGGTGTGGAGTGTGCAGGGGCTGTCAGACCCGAGAGGACTGTGGCCGTTGTCGAGTTTGCCTTCGCCCTCCCCGCCCTGGTCTCAGGCGCCAATGGAGGTGTGTCCAGCGGCGCTGCTTACGG CACCTTGCCCACCGTCTCCGTCGCCACCATCAGCGATGTCAACGACGCCCTCCCCTAgctgtggctccccctgct GGTAAACGTAGCCGCCGCAGAGGAGGCTGTGACTCCAAGATGGCTGCCCGGCGGCGCCCCCCACGAACCCAGCCACTGCCTCCAGTTACCCCGTCACAGCCTCCAGCGTCCCCAGAGCTG CAACCCAGAGCCCTGGCCCCCTCGCCACCTGCCGAATTCATCTATTACTGTGTAGACGAGGACGAGCTA CAGCCTTACACGAACCGTCGGCAGAACCGTAAGTGTGGGACCTGTGCAGCTTGCTTGCGCCGGATGGACTGTGGTCGTTGCGACTTCTGCTGTGACAAGCCGAAATTTGGGGGCAGCAATCAGAAGCGCCAGAAGTGTCGTTGGCGCCAGTGCCTGCAGTTTGCCATG AAGCGGCTGCTGCCTAGTGTCTGGGCAGGATCTGAGGATGGAGCAGGGCCGCCCCCACCGTACTCTCGTCGAAAGAGACCTGGCTCTACTCGACGGCCACGTCTGGGCCAGATACTGAAGACCTTGACCACACCCACAGTCAGATCAGGCCGTGCCCAAACTCCAATGAAACAGGAAACGGGCAGTGGCTTTGTGCTACCCCCACCTGGCACTGACCTTGTGTTCTTACGGGAAGGTGCAAGCAGTCCTGTGCAGGTGCCTGGCCCTGCTACAGCTTCCACAGAAGCCCTGTTGCAG GCCGTAGATGCAGGCCTGCCACCTGTGAAGCAAGAGCCATTGGACCCTGAGGAGgacaaggaggaagagagcaaGGAAGACTCCGCCTCCGACTTGGccccagaggaggaggcaggaggggctggcACACCCGTG ATCACGGAGATTTTCAGCCTGGGTGGAACCCGCCTCCGGGACACAGCGGTCTGGTTGCCAAG TCTGCAGGGCAGGCAATCGGGAAGGGAAGATGGATGTAAAGTGTGGGAGACGGAGGACACTTTGGCGTGCACGAGCAAGAGCTGGAACCGGCGAGGATGGCCTAGAACCCCTGTCAGTGTCTCACCATCTCCAACTGCGATAATGTGGGTGTCCTGCAGAAGAAGCTGGTGCCCTTCATCACAGAGTTAA
- the MBD1 gene encoding methyl-CpG-binding domain protein 1 isoform X39, protein MAEDWLECPALGPGWKRREVFRKSGATCGRSDTYYQSPTGDRIRSKVELTRYLGPACDLSLFDFKQGILCYPAPKPQSLPVPSKKRKKPSRPAKTRKRQVGPQKGEVRKEAPGDETKADADTAPALLPAPGCCENCGISFSGDGTRRQRLKTLCKDCRAQRIAFNREQRMFKRVGCGECAACQVTEDCGACSTCLLQLPHDVASGLFCKCERRRCLRIVERSRGCGVCRGCQTREDCGRCRVCLRPPRPGLRRQWRCVQRRCLRHLAHRLRRHHQRCQRRPPLAVAPPAGKRSRRRGGCDSKMAARRRPPRTQPLPPVTPSQPPASPELQPRALAPSPPAEFIYYCVDEDELQPYTNRRQNRKCGTCAACLRRMDCGRCDFCCDKPKFGGSNQKRQKCRWRQCLQFAMKRLLPSVWAGSEDGAGPPPPYSRRKRPGSTRRPRLGQILKTLTTPTVRSGRAQTPMKQETGSGFVLPPPGTDLVFLREGASSPVQVPGPATASTEALLQAVDAGLPPVKQEPLDPEEDKEEESKEDSASDLAPEEEAGGAGTPVITEIFSLGGTRLRDTAVWLPRSKDLKKPGARKQ, encoded by the exons ATGGCTGAGGACTGGCTGGAGTGCCCAGCCTTGGGCCCTGGCTGGAAACGTCGTGAGGTCTTTCGAAAGTCAGGTGCCACCTGTGGACGCTCAGACACCTATTACCAGAG CCCCACAGGAGACAGGATCCGAAGCAAAGTTGAGCTGACCCGATACCTGGGCCCTGCGTGTGACCTCTCCCTCTTCGACTTCAAACAAGGCATTCTGTGTTATCCAGCCCCCAAG CCCCAGTCCTTACCTGTCCCTAGCAAAAAGCGGAAGAAGCCTTCACGGCCAGCCAAGACTCGGAAACGTCAGGTTGGACCCCAGAAGGGTGAGGTCAGGAAGGAGGCCCCAGGGGATGAGACCAAGGCTGATGCTGACACAGCCCCAGCTTTACTGCCTGCTCCTGG GTGCTGTGAGAACTGTGGAATCAGCTTCTCAGGGGATGGTACCCGAAGACAGCGGCTCAAGACATTATGCAAGGACTGCAGAG cACAGAGGATTGCTTTCAACCGGGAGCAAAGGATGTTTAAG CGTGTGGGCTGCGGGGAGTGCGCAGCCTGCCAGGTAACCGAGGACTGCGGGGCCTGCTCCACATGCCTTCTGCAGTTGCCCCATGATGTGGCCTCGGGGCTGTTCTGCAAGTGTGAGCGGAGACGGTGCCTCCGGATTGTGGAAAGG AGCCGAGGGTGTGGAGTGTGCAGGGGCTGTCAGACCCGAGAGGACTGTGGCCGTTGTCGAGTTTGCCTTCGCCCTCCCCGCCCTGGTCTCAGGCGCCAATGGAGGTGTGTCCAGCGGCGCTGCTTACGG CACCTTGCCCACCGTCTCCGTCGCCACCATCAGCGATGTCAACGACGCCCTCCCCTAgctgtggctccccctgct GGTAAACGTAGCCGCCGCAGAGGAGGCTGTGACTCCAAGATGGCTGCCCGGCGGCGCCCCCCACGAACCCAGCCACTGCCTCCAGTTACCCCGTCACAGCCTCCAGCGTCCCCAGAGCTG CAACCCAGAGCCCTGGCCCCCTCGCCACCTGCCGAATTCATCTATTACTGTGTAGACGAGGACGAGCTA CAGCCTTACACGAACCGTCGGCAGAACCGTAAGTGTGGGACCTGTGCAGCTTGCTTGCGCCGGATGGACTGTGGTCGTTGCGACTTCTGCTGTGACAAGCCGAAATTTGGGGGCAGCAATCAGAAGCGCCAGAAGTGTCGTTGGCGCCAGTGCCTGCAGTTTGCCATG AAGCGGCTGCTGCCTAGTGTCTGGGCAGGATCTGAGGATGGAGCAGGGCCGCCCCCACCGTACTCTCGTCGAAAGAGACCTGGCTCTACTCGACGGCCACGTCTGGGCCAGATACTGAAGACCTTGACCACACCCACAGTCAGATCAGGCCGTGCCCAAACTCCAATGAAACAGGAAACGGGCAGTGGCTTTGTGCTACCCCCACCTGGCACTGACCTTGTGTTCTTACGGGAAGGTGCAAGCAGTCCTGTGCAGGTGCCTGGCCCTGCTACAGCTTCCACAGAAGCCCTGTTGCAG GCCGTAGATGCAGGCCTGCCACCTGTGAAGCAAGAGCCATTGGACCCTGAGGAGgacaaggaggaagagagcaaGGAAGACTCCGCCTCCGACTTGGccccagaggaggaggcaggaggggctggcACACCCGTG ATCACGGAGATTTTCAGCCTGGGTGGAACCCGCCTCCGGGACACAGCGGTCTGGTTGCCAAG GTCCAAGGACCTTAAAAAACCTGGAGCTAGAAAGCAGTAG
- the MBD1 gene encoding methyl-CpG-binding domain protein 1 isoform X24, with product MAEDWLECPALGPGWKRREVFRKSGATCGRSDTYYQSPTGDRIRSKVELTRYLGPACDLSLFDFKQGILCYPAPKPQSLPVPSKKRKKPSRPAKTRKRQVGPQKGEVRKEAPGDETKADADTAPALLPAPGCCENCGISFSGDGTRRQRLKTLCKDCRAQRIAFNREQRMFKRVGCGECAACQVTEDCGACSTCLLQLPHDVASGLFCKCERRRCLRIVERSRGCGVCRGCQTREDCGRCRVCLRPPRPGLRRQWRCVQRRCLRHLAHRLRRHHQRCQRRPPLAVAPPAGKRSRRRGGCDSKMAARRRPPRTQPLPPVTPSQPPASPELQPRALAPSPPAEFIYYCVDEDELQPYTNRRQNRKCGTCAACLRRMDCGRCDFCCDKPKFGGSNQKRQKCRWRQCLQFAMKRLLPSVWAGSEDGAGPPPPYSRRKRPGSTRRPRLGQILKTLTTPTVRSGRAQTPMKQETGSGFVLPPPGTDLVFLREGASSPVQVPGPATASTEALLQEAQCPGLSWVVALPQVKQEKVDAQEDWTPGTAILTSPVLLSGCPSKAVDAGLPPVKQEPLDPEEDKEEESKEDSASDLAPEEEAGGAGTPVITEIFSLGGTRLRDTAVWLPRLITGYK from the exons ATGGCTGAGGACTGGCTGGAGTGCCCAGCCTTGGGCCCTGGCTGGAAACGTCGTGAGGTCTTTCGAAAGTCAGGTGCCACCTGTGGACGCTCAGACACCTATTACCAGAG CCCCACAGGAGACAGGATCCGAAGCAAAGTTGAGCTGACCCGATACCTGGGCCCTGCGTGTGACCTCTCCCTCTTCGACTTCAAACAAGGCATTCTGTGTTATCCAGCCCCCAAG CCCCAGTCCTTACCTGTCCCTAGCAAAAAGCGGAAGAAGCCTTCACGGCCAGCCAAGACTCGGAAACGTCAGGTTGGACCCCAGAAGGGTGAGGTCAGGAAGGAGGCCCCAGGGGATGAGACCAAGGCTGATGCTGACACAGCCCCAGCTTTACTGCCTGCTCCTGG GTGCTGTGAGAACTGTGGAATCAGCTTCTCAGGGGATGGTACCCGAAGACAGCGGCTCAAGACATTATGCAAGGACTGCAGAG cACAGAGGATTGCTTTCAACCGGGAGCAAAGGATGTTTAAG CGTGTGGGCTGCGGGGAGTGCGCAGCCTGCCAGGTAACCGAGGACTGCGGGGCCTGCTCCACATGCCTTCTGCAGTTGCCCCATGATGTGGCCTCGGGGCTGTTCTGCAAGTGTGAGCGGAGACGGTGCCTCCGGATTGTGGAAAGG AGCCGAGGGTGTGGAGTGTGCAGGGGCTGTCAGACCCGAGAGGACTGTGGCCGTTGTCGAGTTTGCCTTCGCCCTCCCCGCCCTGGTCTCAGGCGCCAATGGAGGTGTGTCCAGCGGCGCTGCTTACGG CACCTTGCCCACCGTCTCCGTCGCCACCATCAGCGATGTCAACGACGCCCTCCCCTAgctgtggctccccctgct GGTAAACGTAGCCGCCGCAGAGGAGGCTGTGACTCCAAGATGGCTGCCCGGCGGCGCCCCCCACGAACCCAGCCACTGCCTCCAGTTACCCCGTCACAGCCTCCAGCGTCCCCAGAGCTG CAACCCAGAGCCCTGGCCCCCTCGCCACCTGCCGAATTCATCTATTACTGTGTAGACGAGGACGAGCTA CAGCCTTACACGAACCGTCGGCAGAACCGTAAGTGTGGGACCTGTGCAGCTTGCTTGCGCCGGATGGACTGTGGTCGTTGCGACTTCTGCTGTGACAAGCCGAAATTTGGGGGCAGCAATCAGAAGCGCCAGAAGTGTCGTTGGCGCCAGTGCCTGCAGTTTGCCATG AAGCGGCTGCTGCCTAGTGTCTGGGCAGGATCTGAGGATGGAGCAGGGCCGCCCCCACCGTACTCTCGTCGAAAGAGACCTGGCTCTACTCGACGGCCACGTCTGGGCCAGATACTGAAGACCTTGACCACACCCACAGTCAGATCAGGCCGTGCCCAAACTCCAATGAAACAGGAAACGGGCAGTGGCTTTGTGCTACCCCCACCTGGCACTGACCTTGTGTTCTTACGGGAAGGTGCAAGCAGTCCTGTGCAGGTGCCTGGCCCTGCTACAGCTTCCACAGAAGCCCTGTTGCAG GAGGCCCAGTGCCCAGGCCTGAGTTGGGTTGTGGCCTTACCCCAGGTGAAGCAAGAGAAGGTGGATGCCCAGGAAGACTGGACACCGGGCACAGCCATCCTGACTTCTCCTGTATTGCTGTCTGGCTGCCCCAGCAAG GCCGTAGATGCAGGCCTGCCACCTGTGAAGCAAGAGCCATTGGACCCTGAGGAGgacaaggaggaagagagcaaGGAAGACTCCGCCTCCGACTTGGccccagaggaggaggcaggaggggctggcACACCCGTG ATCACGGAGATTTTCAGCCTGGGTGGAACCCGCCTCCGGGACACAGCGGTCTGGTTGCCAAG GCTGATTACAGGATATAAATAG
- the MBD1 gene encoding methyl-CpG-binding domain protein 1 isoform X25, protein MAEDWLECPALGPGWKRREVFRKSGATCGRSDTYYQSPTGDRIRSKVELTRYLGPACDLSLFDFKQGILCYPAPKPQSLPVPSKKRKKPSRPAKTRKRQVGPQKGEVRKEAPGDETKADADTAPALLPAPGCCENCGISFSGDGTRRQRLKTLCKDCRAQRIAFNREQRMFKRVGCGECAACQVTEDCGACSTCLLQLPHDVASGLFCKCERRRCLRIVERSRGCGVCRGCQTREDCGRCRVCLRPPRPGLRRQWRCVQRRCLRGKRSRRRGGCDSKMAARRRPPRTQPLPPVTPSQPPASPELQPRALAPSPPAEFIYYCVDEDELQPYTNRRQNRKCGTCAACLRRMDCGRCDFCCDKPKFGGSNQKRQKCRWRQCLQFAMKRLLPSVWAGSEDGAGPPPPYSRRKRPGSTRRPRLGQILKTLTTPTVRSGRAQTPMKQETGSGFVLPPPGTDLVFLREGASSPVQVPGPATASTEALLQVKQEKVDAQEDWTPGTAILTSPVLLSGCPSKAVDAGLPPVKQEPLDPEEDKEEESKEDSASDLAPEEEAGGAGTPVITEIFSLGGTRLRDTAVWLPRAGNREGKMDVKCGRRRTLWRARARAGTGEDGLEPLSVSHHLQLR, encoded by the exons ATGGCTGAGGACTGGCTGGAGTGCCCAGCCTTGGGCCCTGGCTGGAAACGTCGTGAGGTCTTTCGAAAGTCAGGTGCCACCTGTGGACGCTCAGACACCTATTACCAGAG CCCCACAGGAGACAGGATCCGAAGCAAAGTTGAGCTGACCCGATACCTGGGCCCTGCGTGTGACCTCTCCCTCTTCGACTTCAAACAAGGCATTCTGTGTTATCCAGCCCCCAAG CCCCAGTCCTTACCTGTCCCTAGCAAAAAGCGGAAGAAGCCTTCACGGCCAGCCAAGACTCGGAAACGTCAGGTTGGACCCCAGAAGGGTGAGGTCAGGAAGGAGGCCCCAGGGGATGAGACCAAGGCTGATGCTGACACAGCCCCAGCTTTACTGCCTGCTCCTGG GTGCTGTGAGAACTGTGGAATCAGCTTCTCAGGGGATGGTACCCGAAGACAGCGGCTCAAGACATTATGCAAGGACTGCAGAG cACAGAGGATTGCTTTCAACCGGGAGCAAAGGATGTTTAAG CGTGTGGGCTGCGGGGAGTGCGCAGCCTGCCAGGTAACCGAGGACTGCGGGGCCTGCTCCACATGCCTTCTGCAGTTGCCCCATGATGTGGCCTCGGGGCTGTTCTGCAAGTGTGAGCGGAGACGGTGCCTCCGGATTGTGGAAAGG AGCCGAGGGTGTGGAGTGTGCAGGGGCTGTCAGACCCGAGAGGACTGTGGCCGTTGTCGAGTTTGCCTTCGCCCTCCCCGCCCTGGTCTCAGGCGCCAATGGAGGTGTGTCCAGCGGCGCTGCTTACGG GGTAAACGTAGCCGCCGCAGAGGAGGCTGTGACTCCAAGATGGCTGCCCGGCGGCGCCCCCCACGAACCCAGCCACTGCCTCCAGTTACCCCGTCACAGCCTCCAGCGTCCCCAGAGCTG CAACCCAGAGCCCTGGCCCCCTCGCCACCTGCCGAATTCATCTATTACTGTGTAGACGAGGACGAGCTA CAGCCTTACACGAACCGTCGGCAGAACCGTAAGTGTGGGACCTGTGCAGCTTGCTTGCGCCGGATGGACTGTGGTCGTTGCGACTTCTGCTGTGACAAGCCGAAATTTGGGGGCAGCAATCAGAAGCGCCAGAAGTGTCGTTGGCGCCAGTGCCTGCAGTTTGCCATG AAGCGGCTGCTGCCTAGTGTCTGGGCAGGATCTGAGGATGGAGCAGGGCCGCCCCCACCGTACTCTCGTCGAAAGAGACCTGGCTCTACTCGACGGCCACGTCTGGGCCAGATACTGAAGACCTTGACCACACCCACAGTCAGATCAGGCCGTGCCCAAACTCCAATGAAACAGGAAACGGGCAGTGGCTTTGTGCTACCCCCACCTGGCACTGACCTTGTGTTCTTACGGGAAGGTGCAAGCAGTCCTGTGCAGGTGCCTGGCCCTGCTACAGCTTCCACAGAAGCCCTGTTGCAG GTGAAGCAAGAGAAGGTGGATGCCCAGGAAGACTGGACACCGGGCACAGCCATCCTGACTTCTCCTGTATTGCTGTCTGGCTGCCCCAGCAAG GCCGTAGATGCAGGCCTGCCACCTGTGAAGCAAGAGCCATTGGACCCTGAGGAGgacaaggaggaagagagcaaGGAAGACTCCGCCTCCGACTTGGccccagaggaggaggcaggaggggctggcACACCCGTG ATCACGGAGATTTTCAGCCTGGGTGGAACCCGCCTCCGGGACACAGCGGTCTGGTTGCCAAG GGCAGGCAATCGGGAAGGGAAGATGGATGTAAAGTGTGGGAGACGGAGGACACTTTGGCGTGCACGAGCAAGAGCTGGAACCGGCGAGGATGGCCTAGAACCCCTGTCAGTGTCTCACCATCTCCAACTGCGATAA
- the MBD1 gene encoding methyl-CpG-binding domain protein 1 isoform X45: protein MAEDWLECPALGPGWKRREVFRKSGATCGRSDTYYQSPTGDRIRSKVELTRYLGPACDLSLFDFKQGILCYPAPKPQSLPVPSKKRKKPSRPAKTRKRQVGPQKGEVRKEAPGDETKADADTAPALLPAPGCCENCGISFSGDGTRRQRLKTLCKDCRAQRIAFNREQRMFKSRGCGVCRGCQTREDCGRCRVCLRPPRPGLRRQWRCVQRRCLRGKRSRRRGGCDSKMAARRRPPRTQPLPPVTPSQPPASPELQPRALAPSPPAEFIYYCVDEDELQPYTNRRQNRKCGTCAACLRRMDCGRCDFCCDKPKFGGSNQKRQKCRWRQCLQFAMKRLLPSVWAGSEDGAGPPPPYSRRKRPGSTRRPRLGQILKTLTTPTVRSGRAQTPMKQETGSGFVLPPPGTDLVFLREGASSPVQVPGPATASTEALLQEAQCPGLSWVVALPQVKQEKVDAQEDWTPGTAILTSPVLLSGCPSKAVDAGLPPVKQEPLDPEEDKEEESKEDSASDLAPEEEAGGAGTPVITEIFSLGGTRLRDTAVWLPRSKDLKKPGARKQ from the exons ATGGCTGAGGACTGGCTGGAGTGCCCAGCCTTGGGCCCTGGCTGGAAACGTCGTGAGGTCTTTCGAAAGTCAGGTGCCACCTGTGGACGCTCAGACACCTATTACCAGAG CCCCACAGGAGACAGGATCCGAAGCAAAGTTGAGCTGACCCGATACCTGGGCCCTGCGTGTGACCTCTCCCTCTTCGACTTCAAACAAGGCATTCTGTGTTATCCAGCCCCCAAG CCCCAGTCCTTACCTGTCCCTAGCAAAAAGCGGAAGAAGCCTTCACGGCCAGCCAAGACTCGGAAACGTCAGGTTGGACCCCAGAAGGGTGAGGTCAGGAAGGAGGCCCCAGGGGATGAGACCAAGGCTGATGCTGACACAGCCCCAGCTTTACTGCCTGCTCCTGG GTGCTGTGAGAACTGTGGAATCAGCTTCTCAGGGGATGGTACCCGAAGACAGCGGCTCAAGACATTATGCAAGGACTGCAGAG cACAGAGGATTGCTTTCAACCGGGAGCAAAGGATGTTTAAG AGCCGAGGGTGTGGAGTGTGCAGGGGCTGTCAGACCCGAGAGGACTGTGGCCGTTGTCGAGTTTGCCTTCGCCCTCCCCGCCCTGGTCTCAGGCGCCAATGGAGGTGTGTCCAGCGGCGCTGCTTACGG GGTAAACGTAGCCGCCGCAGAGGAGGCTGTGACTCCAAGATGGCTGCCCGGCGGCGCCCCCCACGAACCCAGCCACTGCCTCCAGTTACCCCGTCACAGCCTCCAGCGTCCCCAGAGCTG CAACCCAGAGCCCTGGCCCCCTCGCCACCTGCCGAATTCATCTATTACTGTGTAGACGAGGACGAGCTA CAGCCTTACACGAACCGTCGGCAGAACCGTAAGTGTGGGACCTGTGCAGCTTGCTTGCGCCGGATGGACTGTGGTCGTTGCGACTTCTGCTGTGACAAGCCGAAATTTGGGGGCAGCAATCAGAAGCGCCAGAAGTGTCGTTGGCGCCAGTGCCTGCAGTTTGCCATG AAGCGGCTGCTGCCTAGTGTCTGGGCAGGATCTGAGGATGGAGCAGGGCCGCCCCCACCGTACTCTCGTCGAAAGAGACCTGGCTCTACTCGACGGCCACGTCTGGGCCAGATACTGAAGACCTTGACCACACCCACAGTCAGATCAGGCCGTGCCCAAACTCCAATGAAACAGGAAACGGGCAGTGGCTTTGTGCTACCCCCACCTGGCACTGACCTTGTGTTCTTACGGGAAGGTGCAAGCAGTCCTGTGCAGGTGCCTGGCCCTGCTACAGCTTCCACAGAAGCCCTGTTGCAG GAGGCCCAGTGCCCAGGCCTGAGTTGGGTTGTGGCCTTACCCCAGGTGAAGCAAGAGAAGGTGGATGCCCAGGAAGACTGGACACCGGGCACAGCCATCCTGACTTCTCCTGTATTGCTGTCTGGCTGCCCCAGCAAG GCCGTAGATGCAGGCCTGCCACCTGTGAAGCAAGAGCCATTGGACCCTGAGGAGgacaaggaggaagagagcaaGGAAGACTCCGCCTCCGACTTGGccccagaggaggaggcaggaggggctggcACACCCGTG ATCACGGAGATTTTCAGCCTGGGTGGAACCCGCCTCCGGGACACAGCGGTCTGGTTGCCAAG GTCCAAGGACCTTAAAAAACCTGGAGCTAGAAAGCAGTAG